A window of the Labeo rohita strain BAU-BD-2019 chromosome 1, IGBB_LRoh.1.0, whole genome shotgun sequence genome harbors these coding sequences:
- the snx8b gene encoding sorting nexin-8 produces MHLGQQNPVVDGLSLKELGDSVLVEIEPRRKGLPFLKHVEYRIVSKCFQIPVQRRYSDFEVFHGLLLQKFIYRMVPSLPPKRILKGVLNSMSDREFNDSRRRGLQRFMTLVIRHPVLAGDELVNIFLSASSADVQNMLRDAYKKTGDEFLTSQMALHGKVYLPDDIHTQAATNREVIASIHNSFNKLRDVAERMAQRSRENSSDLLMFGKDLSELGSDTSDLPMTATMSKAWKTQRKSLVELSGEFGLLADKAAHQGSREEDEVVEKLNLLLEQLQSYKDLCNRHDSGVLLEHQRAFEKRSGPVATHLKYQNSTEQPESRLSQQENTIITMEMRSYFSLLCLHQETQLVFTYLPLVTSILGTFVHSQIQGHKEMGDVWGDLHPKLKDLFESANEASSRSSSQTHTSRGQKTCPVIGPT; encoded by the exons ATGCATCTAGGCCAGCAAAACCCTGTGGTGGATGGCCTATCCTTAAAAGAATTGGGGGACAGTGTGTTGGTGGAGATAGAGCCAAGAAGGAAAGGACTGCCGTTTCTCAAACATGTGGAGTACCGTATTGTTAGCAAG TGTTTCCAGATCCCAGTTCAGCGTAGGTACAGTGATTTTGAGGTGTTTCATGGTCTGCTGCTGCAAAAGTTCATCTACAGGATGGTCCCATCTCTGCCCCCCAAACGCATCCTTAAAGGCG ttttGAACTCAATGTCAGACCGAGAGTTTAATGATAGCCGCCGCCGTGGTCTACAAAGGTTCATGACCTTGGTGATTAGACATCCAGTCCTAGCAGGAGATGAGCTGGTCAACATCTTTCTGTCGGCAAGCAGCGCA gatGTTCAAAACATGTTGCGTGATGCATATAAAAAGACAGGTGATGAGTTTCTGACTTCCCAGATGGCCTTGCATGGCAAG GTCTACCTGCCTGATGATATACACACCCAGGCTGCCACTAATCGAGAGGTCATTGCAAGTATCCACAACAGTTTCAATAAACTCAGAGATGTGGCTGAGCGGATGGCTCAGCGTTCACGGGAGAACTCATCCGATCTCCTCATGTTTGGCAAAGACCTGAG TGAACTGGGCTCGGACACATCAGACCTACCAATGACTGCTACAATGAGCAAAGCATGGAAAACACAGAGGAAGTCACTCGTAGAGCTGTCAGGAGAATTTGGTCTTCTCGCCGACAAAGCTGCACACCAG GGCAGCAGAGAGGAGGATGAGGTGGTGGAGAAACTGAACCTTCTCCTTGAGCAGCTGCAGTCATATAAA GACTTGTGTAACCGTCATGACAGTGGTGTGTTGTTAGAGCATCAGAGAGCATTTGAAAAGCGCAGCGGGCCTGTGGCTACACACTTAAAGTACCAGAACAGCACTGAGCAGCCAGAGTCTCGGCTTTCACAG CAGGAGAACACAATTATCACCATGGAGATGAGGAGCTATTTCTCCCTTTTGTGTCTGCATCAAGAAACCCAGCTGGTCTTCACCTATCTGCCGCTTGTGACTTCAATACTGGGGACTTTTGTCCACTCACAAATACAAGGACACAAAGAG ATGGGTGATGTGTGGGGTGACCTTCATCCAAAATTGAAGGATCTGTTTGAGAGCGCTAATGAAGCCTCCTCTCGCTCTTCTTCTCAAACACACACCTCTAGAGGACAGAAGACCTGTCCCGTCATTGGCCCTACATAA